Part of the bacterium genome is shown below.
GTTCGAATGCTCTTGCCTGTAGCTGCGTCCCATAGTTTAATTGTTCTATCGCTATTTCCAGAAACAATATATCTTCCGTCTGGGCTGAAATCTACGGAAGTGACCATCCAATATTCTTTTTCCCCCTCTATTGTGTTAATAAGTTTTTCTGTCTCTGTCTCCCATAACTTAATTGTATTATCCATACTTCCGCAAGCAATATATTTGCTGTCTGGGCTAAAAGCCACTGAGGTGATCCACCTGAGATGCCATTCTTTGGAATGCCCCTCTAATGTTCTGAGACAATCACCTGTTTTTGCTCCCCACAGTTTGACTGTATTATCATCACTTCCAGAAGCAATATATTTTCCATCCGGACTAAAAGCTACTGATGCAACTGTAGCAGAATGCCCCTCTAATGTTTTGAGACAGTCACCTCTTTTTGTTTCCCACAATCTGACTGTATTATCATCACTCCCAGAAGCAATATATTTTCCATCCGGACTGAAGGCTACTGATCTAATGTACTTAGAATGTCCTTTCAATGATTGAATAAGTTTACCTGTTTCTACTTCCCATAAATTGATTGTTTTATCTCCACCTCCAGAGGT
Proteins encoded:
- a CDS encoding WD40 repeat domain-containing protein, with translation MGCSDGTIELWEVKTGKLSKIFREHSNWLSSVTFSPNGKFITSGGGDKTINLWEVETGKLIQSLKGHSKYIRSVAFSPDGKYIASGSDDNTVRLWETKRGDCLKTLEGHSATVASVAFSPDGKYIASGSDDNTVKLWGAKTGDCLRTLEGHSKEWHLRWITSVAFSPDSKYIACGSMDNTIKLWETETEKLINTIEGEKEYWMVTSVDFSPDGRYIVSGNSDRTIKLWDAATGKSIRTLRGHSDRVESVAFSPDGKYLVSGSRDNTIKIWWVETGELIRTLEGHSYLVKSVAFSPDKRYIASGDANGNLK